A single Lolium perenne isolate Kyuss_39 chromosome 6, Kyuss_2.0, whole genome shotgun sequence DNA region contains:
- the LOC127306573 gene encoding TOM1-like protein 1 gives MSDNLMEKVNALGERLKVTGTEVSKQMAAGMSSMSFKMKELFQAQTPADKIVEEATAETLEGPDWAANLEICDLINTQKVSSGDLIRGIKKRIVLRDEPRAQFLALFLLETIVKNCDKAFSEVAAERVLDEMVRLIDDPQTVVNNRNKALTLIEAWGESGNELRYLPVYEETYKSLKSRGVRFPGRDNESLTPIFTPPRSVAEAEVEANFSHQAFEDVHVHTYTAEETKEALDVARNSMELLSTVLSSSPQQDVLQDDLTITLVQQCYQSQHTIQRFIETAGDNEALLFEALSVNDEIQKVVSKYEEMKKPAAPAHTEQPVVIPIATEHEDSGFVGNEDALVRKPAASRAMSGGDDDILDDLDEMIFGKKGGSSSQEGPKKQDPKKDDLINF, from the exons ATGAGCGACAACCTGATGGAGAAGGTGAACGCGCTGGGGGAGCGGCTGAAGGTCACGGGGACGGAGGTGAGCAAGCAGATGGCGGCGGGGATGAGCTCCAtgagcttcaagatgaaggaGCTCTTCCAGGCGCAGACGCCGGCCGACAAGATCGTGGAGGAGGCCACCGCCGAGACCCTCGAGGGGCCCGACTGGGCCGCCAACCTCGAAATCTGCGACCTCATCAACACCCAGAAGGTCAGCAGCGGGGACCTCATCCGCGGGATCAAGAAGCGGATCGTGCTCAGGGACGAGCCCAGGGCCCAGTTCCTCGCGCTCTTCCTCCTCGAGACCATCGTCAAGAACTGCGACAAGGCCTTCTCCGAGGTCGCAGCCGAGAGGGTCCTCGATGAGATGGTCAGGCTGATAGATGACCCGCAGACGGTGGTCAATAACAGGAACAAGGCACTCACGCTGATTGAGGCCTGGGGAGAGTCGGGTAATGAGCTCCGATACTTGCCAGTCTATGAGGAAACATACAAG AGCCTGAAATCAAGAGGAGTGCGGTTTCCGGGACGTGACAATGAGAGCCTGACCCCCATATTTACCCCACCACGCTCAGTTGCTGAAGCTGAAGTTGAAGCAAACTTCTCCCACCAGGCATTTGAAGATGTGCATGTTCATACATATACTGCTGAAGAAACAAAGGAAGCTCTGGATGTGGCTCGTAACAGCATGGAACTTCTTTCAACTGTTCTTTCATCTTCTCCTCAGCAGGACGTTTTGCAG GATGACTTAACAATCACTCTAGTGCAACAATGCTACCAATCTCAACACACTATCCAGAGATTCATTGAGACCGCTGGAGACAACGAGGCCCTCCTCTTTGAGGCCTTGAGTGTGAACGATGAGATCCAGAAAGTGGTATCCAAATATGAAGAGATGAAGAAACCCGCGGCGCCAGCGCATACAGAACAGCCAGTGGTCATACCGATTGCCACGGAACATGAAGATTCTGGATTTGTTGGCAATGAAGATGCCCTGGTCAGAAAGCCAGCTGCTTCTCGAGCAATGTCAGGCGGAGATGATGATATCCTGGATGATCTCGACGAGATGATATTTGGCAAGAAGGGAGGAAGCAGCTCCCAGGAAGGGCCCAAGAAGCAGGACCCAAAGAAAGATGACCTAATCAACTTTTAA